Proteins from a genomic interval of Trifolium pratense cultivar HEN17-A07 linkage group LG6, ARS_RC_1.1, whole genome shotgun sequence:
- the LOC123891630 gene encoding uncharacterized protein LOC123891630 has protein sequence MEAEKKSCSITIKDDRDDHKDSSEEQELSLSIEKLNLVVPKKKKLLVMNLNGFLLHRFIHRHILRDGRYVPNPILGSRRADSISGNFLRKISFYHILNNVVYIVNCDLVFKRPFSEEFMKFCLERFEVGIWSSAQEHNIDGALDLAIGEESKNKLLFVWNQDQCRQTNTASKESNEKPIYFKELQKVWEKVEKGGPYSASNTLMIGDKPYKAYLNPENTAIFAKSYDPEDKEDNALDPNGELCEYLKGVAEAEDVQSYVKNNEFGIPEITEDNSEWFFYFRVLFGELMV, from the exons ATGGAAGCAGAGAAGAAGAGTTGCAGCATAACCATCAAAGATGATCGTGATGACCACAAAGACTCATCGGAAGAACAAGAATTGAGTCTTTCTATTGAGAAGCTGAATCTTGTAGTACCCAAGAAGAAGAAGTTGCTTGTTATGAACCTTAATGGCTTTCTTCTCCATCGATTCATCCATCGACACATACTTCGTGATGGGAGATATGTACCTAATCCCATTCTAGGATCTCGAAGAGCTGATAGCATATCAGGAAACTTTCTCCGTAA GATTTctttttatcatatacttaatAATGTTGTTTATATTGTAAATTGTGATTTAGTTTTTAAGAGGCCATTTAGTGAAGAGTTTATGAAATTCTGCTTAGAAAGGTTTGAAGTTGGGATTTGGTCTTCTGCACAAGA GCATAATATTGATGGTGCTTTAGACTTAGCTATTGGAGAAGAATCAAAAAATAAGCTACTCTTTGTTTGG AATCAAGATCAATGTAGACAAACTAATACTGCTTCTAAGGAGAGCAATGAGAAGCCAATTTATTTCAAAGAACTACAGAAAGTGTGGGAAAAAGTGGAGAAAGGAGGGCCATATTCTGCTTCTAATACTTTGATGATTGGTGACAAACCATATAAGGCTTATCTTAATCCT GAGAATACAGCAATTTTTGCCAAGTCGTATGATCCTGAGGACAAGGAGGACAATGCATTGG ATCCAAATGGTGAATTGTGTGAGTATTTGAAAGGAGTAGCTGAAGCTGAAGATGTTCAGTCTTATGTGAAGAATAATGAGTTTGGGATACCAGAAATTACAGAAGATAATTCTGAATGGTTTTTCTACTTTAGAGTGTTATTTGGAGAACTTATGGTCTAG